A section of the Falco rusticolus isolate bFalRus1 chromosome Z, bFalRus1.pri, whole genome shotgun sequence genome encodes:
- the CHRNB3 gene encoding neuronal acetylcholine receptor subunit beta-3 isoform X2, with amino-acid sequence MPAGFSMGSSRAKTTMGWLSEGRRCTTPKGSVSSFWTTLRWAGQGGECQVFPRSACLEVACKREWIDHKLSWNPEEYGGITAIRVPSESLWLPDIVLFENADGRFEGSLMTKVIVKYNGVVTWTPPASYKSSCTMDVTFFPFDRQNCSMKFGSWTYDGSMVDLILVDENVDRKDFFDNGEWEILNAKGMKGNRKDGLYSYPFVTYSFVLRRLPLFYTLFLIIPCLGLSFLTVLVFYLPSDEGEKLSLSTSVLVSLTVFLLVIEEIIPSSSKVIPLIGEYLLFIMIFVTLSIIVTVFVINVHHRSSATYHPMAPWVKRLFLQKLPRLLCMKGHVDRYSFSDTEEKETTLKSKFLGKQKHKQAKDGEKIVIAFLEKAADSIRYISRHVKKEHFIRQVVQDWKFVAQVLDRIFLWLFLVVSVMGSVLIFTPALQMWLNSTL; translated from the exons ATGCCAGCTGGCTTTTCTATGGGGTCATCAAGAGCCAAAACCACCATGGGCTGGCTGTCAGAGGGAAGAAGATGTACCACACCCAAGGGAAGTGTCTCCTCCTTCTGGACTACCCTCaggtgggctgggcagggtggtGAATGTCAAGTGTTCCCCAGAAGTGCCTGCCTTGAGGTTGCCTGCAAAAGG GAATGGATCGACCACAAGCTTTCCTGGAATCCCGAGGAATATGGTGGGATCACCGCCATCCGTGTTCCTTCTGAGTCCCTGTGGCTTCCCgacattgttttatttgaaaa TGCTGATGGACGTTTTGAAGGATCCCTGATGACCAAAGTCATAGTGAAGTACAATGGAGTGGTAACCTGGACACCACCAGCCAGTTATAAGAGCTCCTGCACAATGGATGTGACCTTCTTCCCCTTCGACAGGCAGAACTGCTCCATGAAGTTTGGGTCATGGACATATGATGGCAGTATGGTGGACTTAATTTTAGTGGATGAAAATGTAGAcaggaaagatttctttgaTAATGGAGAGTGGGAGATCTTAAATGCCAAGGGTATGAAAGGCAACAGGAAGGATGGGCTGTACTCTTACCCATTTGTCACTTACTCCTTTGTGTTGAGACGCCTTCCACTGTTTTACACTCTTTTCTTAATAATCCCTTGCCTGGGACTGTCTTTTCTAACTGTCCTGGTGTTTTACCTACCATCAGATGAAGGAGAAAAGCTTTCACTGTCTACATCAGTTCTAGTCTCcctcactgttttccttttagtgATTGAGGAAATAATCCCTTCTTCTTCCAAAGTCATCCCTCTGATTGGTGAGTACCTGCTGTTCATCATGATTTTTGTGACCCTCTCTATCATCGTGACTGTGTTTGTTATCAACGTCCACCACCGCTCCTCAGCAACCTACCATCCCATGGCTCCCTGGGTCAAAAGACTCTTCCTCCAGAAGTTGCCTCGGCTGCTGTGCATGAAGGGCCATGTGGATCGTTACTCCTTCTcagacactgaagaaaaggaaaccacCTTGAAATCAAAGTTTCTGGGGAAGCAGAAacacaagcaagcaaaagatGGAGAGAAAATTGTTATTGCCTTTCTGGAAAAGGCCGCTGACTCCATTCGATACATTTCCAGGCATGttaaaaaggaacatttcaTCAGACAG GTTGTCCAAGACTGGAAATTTGTAGCTCAAGTCCTGGATCGGATCTTCCTGTGGTTATTTCTGGTGGTGTCAGTGATGGGTTCAGTTCTTATCTTTACCCCTGCATTACAGATGTGGCTGAACAGCACTTTGTAG
- the CHRNB3 gene encoding neuronal acetylcholine receptor subunit beta-3 isoform X1: MRQKIRFKEKATVVPMLCLVLFVLCLSHSDVAAFSSIAENEDALLKHLFQGYQKWVRPVENSNDTIKVLFGLKISQLVDVDEKNQLMTTNVWLKQEWIDHKLSWNPEEYGGITAIRVPSESLWLPDIVLFENADGRFEGSLMTKVIVKYNGVVTWTPPASYKSSCTMDVTFFPFDRQNCSMKFGSWTYDGSMVDLILVDENVDRKDFFDNGEWEILNAKGMKGNRKDGLYSYPFVTYSFVLRRLPLFYTLFLIIPCLGLSFLTVLVFYLPSDEGEKLSLSTSVLVSLTVFLLVIEEIIPSSSKVIPLIGEYLLFIMIFVTLSIIVTVFVINVHHRSSATYHPMAPWVKRLFLQKLPRLLCMKGHVDRYSFSDTEEKETTLKSKFLGKQKHKQAKDGEKIVIAFLEKAADSIRYISRHVKKEHFIRQVVQDWKFVAQVLDRIFLWLFLVVSVMGSVLIFTPALQMWLNSTL, from the exons ATGAGACAAAAGatcagatttaaagaaaaagcaaccgTGGTGCCCATGCTTTGCCTAGTGCTTTTTGTGCTGTGTCTGAGCCACTCAG ATGTGGCTGCCTTCAGTTCAATTGCTGAAAATGAGGACGCACTCCTCAAGCACTTATTTCAAGGCTATCAGAAATGGGTCCGCCCTGTGGAAAACTCCAATGACACCATTAAAGTCCTTTTTGGATTAAAGATATCACAACTTGTGGATGTG GATGAGAAGAATCAGCTGATGACAACCAATGTGTGGCTGAAGCAG GAATGGATCGACCACAAGCTTTCCTGGAATCCCGAGGAATATGGTGGGATCACCGCCATCCGTGTTCCTTCTGAGTCCCTGTGGCTTCCCgacattgttttatttgaaaa TGCTGATGGACGTTTTGAAGGATCCCTGATGACCAAAGTCATAGTGAAGTACAATGGAGTGGTAACCTGGACACCACCAGCCAGTTATAAGAGCTCCTGCACAATGGATGTGACCTTCTTCCCCTTCGACAGGCAGAACTGCTCCATGAAGTTTGGGTCATGGACATATGATGGCAGTATGGTGGACTTAATTTTAGTGGATGAAAATGTAGAcaggaaagatttctttgaTAATGGAGAGTGGGAGATCTTAAATGCCAAGGGTATGAAAGGCAACAGGAAGGATGGGCTGTACTCTTACCCATTTGTCACTTACTCCTTTGTGTTGAGACGCCTTCCACTGTTTTACACTCTTTTCTTAATAATCCCTTGCCTGGGACTGTCTTTTCTAACTGTCCTGGTGTTTTACCTACCATCAGATGAAGGAGAAAAGCTTTCACTGTCTACATCAGTTCTAGTCTCcctcactgttttccttttagtgATTGAGGAAATAATCCCTTCTTCTTCCAAAGTCATCCCTCTGATTGGTGAGTACCTGCTGTTCATCATGATTTTTGTGACCCTCTCTATCATCGTGACTGTGTTTGTTATCAACGTCCACCACCGCTCCTCAGCAACCTACCATCCCATGGCTCCCTGGGTCAAAAGACTCTTCCTCCAGAAGTTGCCTCGGCTGCTGTGCATGAAGGGCCATGTGGATCGTTACTCCTTCTcagacactgaagaaaaggaaaccacCTTGAAATCAAAGTTTCTGGGGAAGCAGAAacacaagcaagcaaaagatGGAGAGAAAATTGTTATTGCCTTTCTGGAAAAGGCCGCTGACTCCATTCGATACATTTCCAGGCATGttaaaaaggaacatttcaTCAGACAG GTTGTCCAAGACTGGAAATTTGTAGCTCAAGTCCTGGATCGGATCTTCCTGTGGTTATTTCTGGTGGTGTCAGTGATGGGTTCAGTTCTTATCTTTACCCCTGCATTACAGATGTGGCTGAACAGCACTTTGTAG